The Methanomassiliicoccales archaeon DNA segment GCCACATAATGCTGATAAGTGGAATCGCTGGAGGCCTTGCACCGTTCCGTACCCCGTGGGGCTCATCATCACAATGATTGTTCCCAACATCAGCATGAATAATGGGACGCTAGACGACAAAGAAATAAACCGAGTTATCGATGGTATTGCAATAAGTATCCCAATGGACATCAAGATCCCCGCAATCAACGAGATCAGGAGCGTTTTCCGGACGAGCCAGGCAATCACGCTTTCCTTGTTGTCTGCTTTGTATTTTGAAACGAATCTAACCATAAATGCAGCAATTGTTTGAGTGGGTACCGAGATGATGTAAAAAATTGACAAGAGTGCATTCAGCTCCGAGTATCCTGCGGGCCCAAGTTGACGGCCCATGATGATCTGATAGAAATAATCGCATCCGCCGCCTAGAATCGTCGCCACGAACATAAGGAGAACGGGACGAGCGAATCCCTCGGTAAAGGTAACATTCTTGTGCAACGGGCAAAGGATAAGCGGAATATGTAATAATCTTTCTTGAGCGGTCTCCTAGAGGATTTTATGTGAAAACGGGGGATATCGGGAAAAATCAATGTCACTGGACGAATCAGAAATTTATTTCAGTACTTAAAAAAACTGCTTTTTACTATTCCATCGAAGAGCTATCTCGATGAGAATTGATACCCTAGTAAGATTATAAAAATCGAGGCATCCTGTCCCATCAGCAACAAGCCGAACACAGTTCTGGTAGTCTTTCGTTCTTCATACGATTAAGAATAACTCACTGCTCAATCTAAAAGAACGATATTCTCGCTTTCAACAACTGCTTTTCTGATTTTGCTCGGATTTTCTTGCGGTTTTTCACAATTTAGGGATGACATCATTGAAGTGATCTCAGCAGAAGAAAAGTTCACAATACCCTTCGCAAAATTACCAATTCTGACGACGTCGCCCTTTTTAAAATTCCCTTCAACGGTCTTAACGCCGCACAGAAGCAAACTTTTTCCCTCTTTAACTGCTTTTTCAGCGCCTTCATCGATAACAATCTTCCCCCTTGGACACGCAAAGAGTATCCATCTTTCTTTAATTGTGTACTTTGGTGTCGCGGTAAAAAGAGTCCCGATTTCTTCGCCTTCAACGATGCGGAGGACAACATTCTGAAGCCTTCCATTCGCGATGACCATATTGCAACCTGACTGCATCGCAATCCTCGCTGCAGCAATTTTTGTCCGCATCCCCCCGACTGATCGCTCGCTTTTCTTATCACCAGCGATTCTTTCAATGTCCCTTGTTATTTCATCAACGACGGTCAGAAGTCTTGCGTCGGGATCGAAGTTCGGATTTCTATCATAGAGGCCGTCCACATCGGTGAGGAGAATCAGAAGATCAGCATCCATATTTGCAGCTACAAGTGCCGATAATTTATCGTTGTCCCCGAAAACTTCGTCAATTTCATCAGTTGCAATCACGTCGTTTTCGTTTACGATTGGGACCACGCCGAGTTTGAAGAGTTCTTCAATTGTCTTGCGCAGATTGAGATATCTTTTTCTATCAGAGAAGGCACCATAGGTCACCAGAATCTGCCCAACAGGCTTTGCATATTTTGCGAAGGCAGCTCTATATGCAAGCATCAATATCGCTTGGCCAACTGCAGCGCAGGCTTGCTTCATTGCAATGTCTTTGTTTTTTCCATTGAGATTTAACTCAGTCGATCCTGAACCGATTGCTCCTGACGTTACGATAATCGATTGGATACCTTTTGATTCAAGCTCCACGACCTGCCTTGCTATCTCCGCGATATAATCATGATCGACTGTCCCATCTTGCCGGCAAATCGTATTCGTTCCGATCTTGATGACTACGCGTTTTGGGTTCAGGTTCCTCATACTAGTCTCCTGTGAATAAATTTCTTGGCGTTCTTGCCGATATAATCGGCGACGACCTGTCCGTTACCGATAAGTCGGTATTTATAGATGACAAGACCCTCAAGACCAACTGGGCCTCTTGCGTGCGTCTTATTTGTGCTGATACCCACTTCCGCTCCAAGTCCGTATCTATACCCATCAGCGAACCTTGTTGAGCAGTTCCACATGACACTCGAAGAATCGACGAGTTCCATGAATCGCTCTGCCTTTTCCTTCGATGCCGTGATAATCGCATCCGTGTGGTGTGAGCCAAATTTATTGATGTGATCGATCGCTTCTTCAAGTGATGAAACAATCTTGATGTTCAAAACTAAATCATTATACTCCATTGACCAGTCCTTTTCTGTCGCTGTCTCAGCCTCAATGATCTTTCTCGTTCGTTCATCGCCCTTTAGCCTCACACCCGCCTTTTCAAAAAGCAATGCCATTCTTGGCAGAAATATTGGCGCGATCTTTTCGTGGACAAGAAGTGTTTCCATCGCATTGCATACCGCTGGATATTGCACCTTGGCATCGTAGCAAACATTCAGGGCCATTTCTAAATCTGCTTCGTCATCAACGTAGGTATGACAAACGCCAGAAGCATGGCCGAGAACTGGGATCCTCGTTGATTCTTTAATCGACCGGACGAGTTCATTCGATCCTCTCGGTATCACAAGGTCTATGAGATCATCCAACTTGAGGAGCTCTTTGATCTCTTCTCGTGTCGATAGGAGCTGTACTGACCCCTCAAATCGCTCGTCTACGGAAAGAAGCGCGCTGTTAATCGTCTCCGCAAGAACCTCATTTGTGTATGTCGCCTCGGATCCCCCCTTCAGAATTACCGCGTTTGATGTTTTAATGCAGAGAGATGAAATTTGAACAAGTGCGTCAGGTCTTGATTCAAAGATAACGCAAATCACCCCAATGGGACACGTCACCTTTTGAAGCAGCAATCCATTGTCTAATTCAATCATCATTAAAGTCTTTCCGACTGGATCTTCAAGATTGACCAAGGAGTTCAATGAAGCAATCGACTCCTCAATTTTCTGATCATCGTATTTTAAACGTTTAATCATCGGTGAAGGCAGATTCGATTCCTCTGCTCTTTTTAGATCTAACAAATTGGCGGCAATGATTCTGTCTTTTGATGCCTCAAGAGCTCTTGCAATAGCGTGAAGCGCCTGGTTTCTGATCCTGATTGGGATCCCTTGGACACGAAGAGCTGCTTCTCTTGCTTTGTGAGCAGCAGAAACTACTGTACTTTCACTTCGTTCCATGTTGAGCGATAGCATTTATCATGTTATTTTAAAGATTTCGATGTTGAATCAAAAACTAGCGAATCTTCTTGACTATGAAAATACGAATAATTCAGCTCATTGATCACATATTTTATCTATCACTTTCAAAATTATGTTTCCCTTATGACGTTCGACTCGGAGATGAACAACCCACGAAGAAGGGATTTATTTATCTGTTGATGTTGAATTATATGATACCACATTAAGAGATGGCGCGCAGGCTGAAGGCGTCTCCTTTTCTACCGAAGATAAAATTGATATCCTAGAGCGTCTGGATGCTTTCGGCATCGATTTTGTCGAAGGAGGAATTCCTGCATCAAACCCTAAGGATGCTGAGTTCTTCCAGAAGGCAAAAAAAATCGAATTGAAGCACACAAGACTCGTCGCATTCGGTTTCACGAGAAAAAAAGATTCCCGGGTCGAAGATGACCCAATGATTAGATCGCTCATCGAAGCCGATACTGATTGGGTCTGCGTCGTTGGGAAGTCTTGGGACTTGCACGTGGAAGAGGTCTTATCTGTTCATACGTCAGATTACATCAAGATCGTTGGCGAAACGCTTTCCTATCTCAGATCCAAGGAGAAAAAGTTGATTTTTGATGCTGAACACTTTTTCGACGGCTGGAAGGAGAACAGGACTTTTGCGGAAGAAGTCCTTGAAGCTGCTGAAGAAGCCGGTGCTGAATACATTGTGCTTTGCGACACCAACGGTGGTTGTCTTTCTAGCGAAGTCGCAGAAATCGTTGGTGAAGTTCGAAAAAAGGTCAAGGTAAAACTTGGCGTTCATATGCACAACGACTCGGAGCTAGCAGTCGCAAATTCGATAGCCGCTGTTGAAAGGGGGGCGGTTCTCGTTCAGGGAACTGTAAATGGATTTGGAGAACGGTGCGGAAATGCAAATCTTTGCTCCCTGATTCCCGCACTTGCGTTGAAAATGAAAAAGAGATTGTCTATCAAAAAAATCAATGAATTGACATCCCTATCATCTTTCGTCGCAGAGGTTGCGAATTTCATTCCGGACTCGAAACTTCCATATGTTGGTTCAAGTGCATTCGCCCACAAGGGTGGAGTGCATATAAACGCAGTACTGAAGAATCCAAGAACATATGAGCACATTGACCCTACAGTTGTTGGAAACCGTAGGAGACTGTTAGTCTCTGAGCTCACTGGCGTATCTGGGCTCATGGCTAGATCGCACGATCTCGGCGTTTGCGATAGAGCCGAAGCGAAGGTGCTGCTTGAGACATTGAAGAGGATGGAACTCGAAGGTTATCAGTTCGAAGCGGCGGAGGCAAGCCTCGAGCTCCTTGTTCGCAGGTTGAGAAATGAAGTTAAGCCACGCTTCAGACTTGGTGGTTTTCGTGTTTTGGTAGATGTTTCGGAGGGGTCGACGAGATCTGAAGCTATCG contains these protein-coding regions:
- a CDS encoding glutamate-5-semialdehyde dehydrogenase — its product is MERSESTVVSAAHKAREAALRVQGIPIRIRNQALHAIARALEASKDRIIAANLLDLKRAEESNLPSPMIKRLKYDDQKIEESIASLNSLVNLEDPVGKTLMMIELDNGLLLQKVTCPIGVICVIFESRPDALVQISSLCIKTSNAVILKGGSEATYTNEVLAETINSALLSVDERFEGSVQLLSTREEIKELLKLDDLIDLVIPRGSNELVRSIKESTRIPVLGHASGVCHTYVDDEADLEMALNVCYDAKVQYPAVCNAMETLLVHEKIAPIFLPRMALLFEKAGVRLKGDERTRKIIEAETATEKDWSMEYNDLVLNIKIVSSLEEAIDHINKFGSHHTDAIITASKEKAERFMELVDSSSVMWNCSTRFADGYRYGLGAEVGISTNKTHARGPVGLEGLVIYKYRLIGNGQVVADYIGKNAKKFIHRRLV
- the cimA gene encoding citramalate synthase encodes the protein MYLSVDVELYDTTLRDGAQAEGVSFSTEDKIDILERLDAFGIDFVEGGIPASNPKDAEFFQKAKKIELKHTRLVAFGFTRKKDSRVEDDPMIRSLIEADTDWVCVVGKSWDLHVEEVLSVHTSDYIKIVGETLSYLRSKEKKLIFDAEHFFDGWKENRTFAEEVLEAAEEAGAEYIVLCDTNGGCLSSEVAEIVGEVRKKVKVKLGVHMHNDSELAVANSIAAVERGAVLVQGTVNGFGERCGNANLCSLIPALALKMKKRLSIKKINELTSLSSFVAEVANFIPDSKLPYVGSSAFAHKGGVHINAVLKNPRTYEHIDPTVVGNRRRLLVSELTGVSGLMARSHDLGVCDRAEAKVLLETLKRMELEGYQFEAAEASLELLVRRLRNEVKPRFRLGGFRVLVDVSEGSTRSEAIVKVIDPKGDVEHTAAEGNGPVNALDRALRKALTRFFPEIREMRLIDYKVRVIDTKLATAAKVRVLIKSTDGNKTWTTIGVSTNIIEASLMALLDSIEYKLLEEKESNEL
- the proB gene encoding glutamate 5-kinase, giving the protein MRNLNPKRVVIKIGTNTICRQDGTVDHDYIAEIARQVVELESKGIQSIIVTSGAIGSGSTELNLNGKNKDIAMKQACAAVGQAILMLAYRAAFAKYAKPVGQILVTYGAFSDRKRYLNLRKTIEELFKLGVVPIVNENDVIATDEIDEVFGDNDKLSALVAANMDADLLILLTDVDGLYDRNPNFDPDARLLTVVDEITRDIERIAGDKKSERSVGGMRTKIAAARIAMQSGCNMVIANGRLQNVVLRIVEGEEIGTLFTATPKYTIKERWILFACPRGKIVIDEGAEKAVKEGKSLLLCGVKTVEGNFKKGDVVRIGNFAKGIVNFSSAEITSMMSSLNCEKPQENPSKIRKAVVESENIVLLD